GGTAGAATCATTTGAGCCACCCTCAAAATTGTAAGGATGATAATAATCTTCATCCATCTGAGCCGGTCCTGAATTCGGCGCTGATCCGGTAAGGCCTTCATTGCCATTAAGTTCAACCCGACCCGAGACTATCGAGGGGTCGTAGATGGCAAACCCCTGCGATGTCATCGTGACCAGAGCCAGAATGACCAGAAGTACTGTAACTTTTCGCATAATATCACGCCCTTCACATGTTATTTTGTCTCACTCCATACTATTCAAGAATCATGCCAAAAGCTTAAGTTGTTGTATTGCAACGAAATCATATCTGAATTCCAAGTTCCGCGGATGTTTCTATGTACAGAATGTCGACGGGCATAGTTATGTTACAGTAAGACTAAACAATGTGCCGGAACGGGTTAAGTGGGGTATAAGGGAATGTCGAAATTCTTAACAAATTATTATAAATTCATTAAAATTTAGTTAAGGTAGGTGTTTTATGGAGCAGATTCTTTTCATTTTGGTTGAAAATAATTAAAAATTTACTTTTATTTCAGGTGCTCCGTGATCATGGATGACTGTTATTCAAAGGACGATTATGCCCCGGGCCCAGTCTCAATCGCAACAGAATCCCCAGCTGTTGACACCCTCATTTAAGGTGCTCATCGATGGTCGTCCGCTGGACGCGAGAGTTGAGTCGAGAGTACTTTCGATCAAGGCCGAAAGCGACCTGGAAATTCTCGATATGTTCGAGATGCGGTTGTATGATTACGACCTGGAACTGATCAACTCCAACGATCTGGCGATCGGCAGGACGGTAGAGATCAAGCTGGGGTACCAGGAAAGCAGTCTGACCACGGTTGCAACTTGTGAAATAGTTGCCTGGGAGCCGGAGTTTCCGCAGGGAGGAGCGGCCTACCTGACGGTTCGCGGTTACGATAAATCATTTAGATTGTCTCGCGAAAAGAAAAGCCGTTCGTTTGTCAAGATGAAGGACTCCGATATCGCCACCCAGATCGCGCGTGAGATGAGCCTGACACCTCATGTAACCGCCACCAGCGAAGTTCATCCGTATGTTTTTCAGCGCAATCAGACCAACCTGGAATTTCTGATGGAGCGTGCCCAGCGGATTTTGTTCGAGATGTATATCGAGGGTAATAATCTTTATTTCAGGCCTCCCCTGTCGAATCTGAGCCGGCAGGTCAGCCTGGTGTGGGGCGAATCGCTGGCTGAATTTTCTCCCCGCCTGTCATCGTTTAACCAGGTTTCCGAAGTGGTAGTCAAGGGCTGGGATCCCAAGACCAAAAAGGAGATCATCGGGAAATCCCGTTCCGGTGATGAACATACGACCCTGGGTGGTGCGCAGACAGCCACCCAGATCATGGAGTCGGCCCATGGTTCCACCAAGACATTCAAGGTCGACCGTCCGATTCACAGCCAGGCCGAAGCCGACGCGCTGGCCCGTGCCCATTTCAACCGGCTCTCGATGGGATTCGTTACCGGCGAGGGAAAAGCCCTGGGGGATCCGGTGATTAAAGCCGGCGCGGTCATTGACCTTGACGGGATCGGCAATAAATTCAGCGGTTCATATTACGTTGTAAAAGCCACGCACATATTCAATGCCTCGGGTTACAGCACCCGTTTCGAAGTCAAAAAGAATTCGCTCGGTCGTCCGCCCACGCCCCCGGGACAGCAGGTTCAGCAGCAACAGCAACAAAACCAGAATTTCCTGGATGTTTTGCTTCAGGATCTCGAGGATCAGCCGGTGGCCGGAGCCGAGTATATAATCGTTGCGCCCGATGGTACTAAGTTTACCGGTACAGTCGGTTCCGACGGCAGGATACGCAAGGACAATCTGCCGGCCGGTGAATGCCAGATCATCTTCAAGCAGCTTGTCAACCCGCACTGGGAAACCGACACACTCAACCTTGGCGAGGAGATCAAGCTTATGGTCGAGTGCCCGGCCCATGATGCCGGCGACCAGATCGATTTTGATATTTACCGCGTCTATGCCGAGGCTGACGATGAGAAAATCACCACTGTCAATGCCACAGTGAGCGAGGAGTTCTCTGCCGAGGCGAGCTGGACCTATGAATACGATGAAAACGACGACGGCAAACGCCCGAAATTCATCTTCCGCGCCAAATCCGGATCTCTGGAGAAGAACAGCGATATCCTGCGGGTGGTCGACAAATTCGAAGCCGACCTGAGCGACGATTCCGGCAATGCCCTGACCGGCAAAGCTTACAGGCTGACTTTACCCGACGGCGAGGTGCGCGAGGGTGTTTCCGATGAGGAAGGCAAGATTATCGAAGAGGACGTTCCGATTGGTGACTGCCGTTTGAGGCTGGATGACGGTTCCACGCTGGAGCAGAATTGATATGAGGGGGATCGATCGTTATGCCGGATGAACTCCTGAAGCTGACCCGCCAGACCAATATCGAACACCAGGAACAGCTCCCTTCGCGTATCAAACGTGTCTTCTTCGCGCCCCAGTTCGCCAAACCGGGTGACACGGTCAAGATCATTATCGAGACCGAGCAGGTGGCCGACAACAAGGAAATAAAAGTCAAGGTCGTGGCCGAGGACGATCCGGATAACATCACCCTTGATGAGGTTACCGGTCAGGTCTCGGGTAACCGTTGTGAAATTGATTATCAGCCGGCCGAGGGTGAAACCGATGAGGCGGAGCTCAAACCGAAACTGGGTGTCAGCATGTTTCGCCTGTTCCGCGCCAAAGCTGAGATAGAAGAACCGCAGGTAAGTTACGACAGCTCCGATAACGCGCTCGGATTCGGCGCGCTCGGTGTGATCTTCGATTCCATCGAGGAACGTTTCGCACCCCGTCGTGAAAGGCTCAGAATCAGGTACCGGTTTATCGATCCTGATAAAGAGATCAAGGGGGCGCGCCTGTATGTTTACGCCTCCAATTATGAAAACAAGAGTCATCCGGAGGACGACGCCGTAATTTATTCGGCGCTGATCCCGGCCCGGGAACGAACTCACCTGAAGGAATACACGATCAAGTGGTGGGGCGACACCACGGCCGAAAAAGGAGACCTGAAAAAGGGCGACACCCAGGCAACCTACATCAATCCGCTCTATTCACCGTACACGGTTGTAATCAAATATTCCAAAGACAATGAAGATCCCGATGATGACAGCGGTGCCGTGGCAAATCGCAAAAAAGCCGGTCCTGATGGTCAGGAAGTCGAATGGACGTTCAAAGTCGAATTCCAT
This portion of the Candidatus Zixiibacteriota bacterium genome encodes:
- a CDS encoding PEP-CTERM sorting domain-containing protein; protein product: MRKVTVLLVILALVTMTSQGFAIYDPSIVSGRVELNGNEGLTGSAPNSGPAQMDEDYYHPYNFEGGSNDSTPAPIPEPTTLVLVGLGLMGAGLLRKKR